One region of Nevskia ramosa DSM 11499 genomic DNA includes:
- a CDS encoding alkaline phosphatase, which produces MQIRSYLSTAGLLAAAAAALFSTSAQALSVSRLTPPSELFRTNGVSSAPIIARFIPGQRFDLQATVQPDAGQTISSVSFSVDGVPVPGSVSLVTTGLVPTVAPNTAVASRRAYSLSTSGVHTLTVSALQSNGSSVTRSGNFEIIGIPAPGSITPVKNIIFMLGDGMGAGHRSAARIVQGGISQGKSITPLAMDTFPYSASIMTASLNSIVTDSAPGMSNYVTGNKAQNNQEGVFPDDTLAAFDNPRIEYLSEYLHRVRGTRTGIVTTADVFDATPAANAVHTQARGNGTGIVDQFLDERASNGLYVLMGGGRKWFLPNPSTCAGSEPCGNATGFNGSQRGNGTDYVLPADLVSAYGIAPGVLDPARNLIADFQAAGFSYAPNNSALLNVPNNQPLLGLFALSNMNVALDKLGKRRGTSTVVDDFGFPDQPLLPDMTRKALEVLDNGNRNGFFLMVEGASIDKQSHNMDSERAIMDTIEFDKAIAVAQAFAARDKNTLVIVTADHENGGFSVIGGSTVSSADLDSRASSGAGTGAAGPRGSGPAGNVVGTYDAAGFPRYTQAADGYPQSMDPDFKLLIGYAANADRYEDWLTNPLPLRDSQQPGNNTAPLNSHPASPLNRDVLGGFLVTGQVSDAVAAHTGNDIPLSAFGRGSQFIHGTLDNTDVFFVMAAVAGLGGR; this is translated from the coding sequence ATGCAAATCCGCAGTTATCTGTCCACCGCCGGCTTGCTGGCAGCTGCCGCCGCGGCCCTGTTCTCGACCAGTGCTCAGGCGCTGAGCGTTTCCCGGCTGACCCCGCCCAGCGAGCTGTTCCGCACCAATGGTGTCAGCAGCGCGCCGATCATTGCCCGCTTCATTCCCGGCCAGCGCTTCGATCTGCAGGCCACCGTGCAGCCTGACGCCGGCCAGACGATCAGCAGCGTCAGCTTCAGCGTCGATGGCGTGCCGGTGCCGGGCAGCGTCAGCCTGGTCACCACCGGTCTGGTGCCCACGGTGGCGCCGAATACGGCAGTCGCCTCGCGGCGTGCCTATTCGCTGAGCACGTCCGGCGTGCACACGCTCACGGTCAGCGCGCTGCAGAGCAACGGCAGCAGCGTGACCCGCAGTGGCAACTTCGAAATCATCGGCATTCCTGCGCCGGGCAGCATCACGCCGGTCAAGAACATCATCTTCATGCTCGGCGACGGCATGGGGGCCGGCCATCGTTCGGCCGCGCGCATCGTCCAGGGCGGTATTTCCCAGGGCAAGTCGATCACGCCGCTGGCGATGGATACCTTCCCGTACAGCGCCAGCATCATGACGGCCTCGCTGAACTCGATCGTCACCGATTCGGCCCCCGGCATGTCCAACTACGTCACCGGCAACAAGGCTCAGAACAACCAGGAAGGCGTCTTCCCGGATGACACCCTTGCGGCCTTCGACAATCCGCGCATCGAATATCTGTCGGAATACCTGCACCGGGTGCGCGGCACCCGCACCGGCATCGTCACCACCGCCGATGTGTTCGACGCCACGCCGGCCGCCAACGCCGTGCACACCCAGGCGCGCGGCAACGGCACCGGCATCGTCGACCAGTTCCTCGATGAACGTGCCAGCAACGGCCTGTATGTGCTGATGGGTGGCGGCCGCAAGTGGTTCCTGCCCAACCCGTCGACCTGCGCAGGCAGCGAACCCTGCGGCAACGCCACCGGCTTCAACGGTTCGCAGCGCGGCAACGGCACCGACTACGTGCTGCCGGCCGATCTGGTCTCCGCCTACGGCATCGCCCCGGGCGTGCTCGACCCGGCGCGCAACCTGATCGCCGACTTCCAGGCCGCCGGCTTCAGCTACGCGCCGAACAACAGCGCGCTGCTGAACGTGCCGAACAACCAGCCGCTGCTCGGCCTGTTCGCGCTGTCGAACATGAATGTGGCGCTGGACAAGCTCGGCAAGCGCCGCGGTACCTCGACGGTGGTCGACGACTTCGGCTTCCCCGACCAGCCGCTGCTGCCGGACATGACCCGCAAGGCGCTCGAGGTGCTCGACAACGGCAACCGCAACGGCTTCTTCCTGATGGTGGAAGGCGCGTCGATCGACAAGCAGTCGCACAACATGGATTCCGAACGCGCGATCATGGACACCATCGAGTTCGACAAGGCCATCGCGGTGGCGCAGGCCTTCGCGGCACGCGACAAGAACACCTTGGTGATCGTCACCGCCGACCACGAGAACGGCGGCTTCTCGGTGATTGGCGGCTCCACCGTCAGCAGCGCTGATCTCGACAGTCGCGCCAGTTCCGGCGCTGGCACCGGCGCTGCCGGCCCGCGCGGCAGCGGCCCGGCCGGCAATGTCGTCGGCACCTACGATGCCGCAGGCTTCCCGCGCTACACGCAGGCCGCCGATGGCTATCCGCAGTCGATGGATCCGGACTTCAAGCTGCTGATCGGCTATGCCGCGAACGCCGATCGCTATGAGGACTGGCTGACCAATCCGCTGCCGCTGCGCGACAGCCAGCAGCCAGGCAACAACACTGCCCCGCTGAACAGCCATCCGGCCAGCCCGCTGAACCGCGACGTGCTCGGTGGCTTCCTGGTCACCGGCCAGGTGTCGGACGCCGTCGCCGCGCATACCGGAAACGACATACCGCTGTCCGCATTCGGCCGCGGCTCGCAGTTCATCCACGGCACGCTGGACAACACCGACGTGTTCTTCGTGATGGCCGCAGTCGCGGGTCTCGGCGGCCGCTGA
- a CDS encoding PP2C family protein-serine/threonine phosphatase, with protein sequence MSVFQSAGRTDLGKIRKRNEDAILSRDDARLWVVADGLGGHSAGDVASALIAERLGAIEVGSSAPDAVDAIDDTLLAVHEELRLLAQQRRVDLIGSTVALTLIRDGVGLCGWVGDSRVYCYEGGQLRQLTVDHAHAPPLGSTSQAGAGVLTRAIGADQVLSIDWLAVALKADTQLLLCTDGVNKEMSDQELAEVLGAASSAEAAIDDIFACCLARGARDNVSAIVIRAPV encoded by the coding sequence ATGAGTGTTTTCCAGTCGGCAGGCCGCACCGATCTCGGCAAGATTCGCAAACGTAACGAGGACGCCATCCTGAGCCGCGACGACGCCCGGCTCTGGGTGGTGGCCGATGGTCTTGGCGGGCATTCCGCCGGCGACGTCGCCAGCGCGCTGATTGCCGAGCGGCTGGGGGCGATCGAGGTCGGTTCGTCGGCCCCGGACGCTGTTGATGCAATCGACGACACCTTGCTGGCCGTGCACGAGGAACTGCGTCTGCTGGCGCAACAGCGACGCGTCGACCTGATCGGCTCGACGGTGGCGCTGACCCTGATTCGTGATGGCGTCGGTCTCTGCGGCTGGGTGGGCGACAGCCGCGTCTACTGCTACGAGGGCGGTCAGTTGCGTCAGCTGACGGTCGATCACGCGCATGCCCCGCCGCTGGGTAGCACTTCGCAGGCCGGAGCCGGCGTATTGACGCGCGCGATCGGCGCCGATCAGGTGCTGTCGATCGACTGGCTGGCGGTGGCGCTGAAAGCGGACACCCAGTTGCTGTTGTGCACCGACGGCGTCAACAAGGAAATGTCCGATCAGGAACTGGCGGAGGTGCTTGGAGCGGCATCCTCGGCAGAAGCCGCGATCGACGACATCTTCGCCTGTTGCCTGGCCCGCGGCGCCCGCGACAATGT